Proteins encoded together in one candidate division WOR-3 bacterium window:
- a CDS encoding helix-hairpin-helix domain-containing protein, with product MVIILLISLFSQDLLEEDIELPKETITQEVFEELSTNPLEINTAGYEELIRIPYLTPVTVNQILLVRKKKGKFNSISELLEIPSIDIELFDNIKHFITIREQKPPKIQSQLQTKIILDSLKNLFRTEEWETATRLKFSLRHLATDIRMIFLTDKDAKERSFTDFSSSSISITTRSNRIVLGNYTMNFGSQLLFAGPTSYLNPSKNFSLEPNRALNEVKSVYTYPSLFGVGYFQQLSDFGIYTYLSSSYLSAEIKDGYVYKIYYYTKFIDSTTIARRNQLRADLMGLRITYSQPSFMLGLTSYHNRYDKQFAPKDSTNSFYGSNLNLFSIDGKTHLGHYFLRSEIGYSLYWGFGASGQIIGDWRCLKVNFDFYAQQKNFFSPYSRWKTLTSRKDQIYAKFNIYYNLIGFKMYFYTSTKQNFISDSLPARVQFRINRKQGPIEIGLVLKSNYQEAVLTTYGTRFDFNYQVLKNLNLVMRIEDRYVKDFPKLGRLFSCGAKLTLRQFKIESQIYYFDVNSSDCKIYVYESGAQGLNRNFVFNKRGLRIFSSFESHLFRYLKIAGRIGFTKIQPELNPLTPTHNQNLDSAVQLTFEI from the coding sequence ATGGTAATTATTTTACTGATTTCTCTTTTTTCCCAAGATTTACTTGAAGAAGATATTGAATTACCAAAAGAGACCATAACCCAAGAAGTATTTGAAGAGTTAAGCACTAACCCGCTGGAGATAAATACTGCCGGTTATGAGGAATTAATCAGAATTCCTTATTTGACTCCGGTTACTGTCAATCAAATTCTGCTAGTCCGTAAAAAGAAAGGCAAGTTTAATTCAATTTCCGAGTTGTTAGAAATTCCCAGTATTGACATAGAACTCTTTGATAATATTAAGCATTTCATTACAATCCGAGAACAAAAACCACCTAAAATTCAAAGTCAACTCCAAACGAAAATAATTCTGGACAGCCTAAAAAATCTTTTCCGAACCGAAGAATGGGAAACAGCAACTCGCTTGAAATTTTCCTTGCGACACTTAGCAACAGATATCAGGATGATTTTCCTGACGGACAAAGATGCTAAAGAAAGGAGTTTTACTGATTTCTCGTCAAGTTCAATTTCCATCACGACGAGGAGTAATCGTATTGTATTGGGTAATTATACAATGAATTTCGGTTCGCAACTACTCTTTGCAGGTCCGACCTCTTATCTTAATCCTAGTAAAAACTTCTCCTTAGAACCCAATCGTGCGCTAAATGAAGTTAAAAGTGTTTATACCTATCCATCCCTTTTTGGTGTCGGCTATTTTCAGCAGTTATCAGATTTCGGCATTTATACTTATCTTTCTTCATCCTATCTTTCTGCGGAGATAAAGGATGGCTATGTCTATAAAATCTATTATTATACTAAATTTATTGATTCTACAACTATTGCCCGTCGCAACCAACTGCGGGCTGATTTGATGGGATTGAGAATAACCTATTCCCAACCGTCTTTTATGCTCGGCTTAACATCTTATCATAATCGCTATGATAAACAATTTGCTCCTAAAGATTCAACCAATTCATTTTATGGTTCAAACTTAAATCTCTTCAGCATTGATGGCAAAACTCATCTTGGTCACTATTTTTTAAGAAGTGAGATTGGATATAGTTTATATTGGGGTTTTGGTGCCAGTGGACAAATCATTGGCGACTGGCGATGCTTAAAAGTAAATTTTGATTTCTATGCCCAACAGAAAAATTTCTTTTCTCCTTACAGCCGATGGAAAACTTTAACCTCTCGCAAAGACCAGATTTATGCTAAATTTAATATCTATTACAATCTTATCGGTTTTAAGATGTATTTTTACACTAGCACGAAACAAAACTTTATTTCCGACTCATTACCAGCCAGAGTGCAATTTCGCATTAACCGAAAACAAGGACCAATTGAAATTGGACTGGTGCTAAAAAGTAATTATCAAGAAGCAGTTTTAACAACTTATGGCACGCGCTTTGATTTTAATTACCAGGTATTAAAAAACCTAAATCTGGTGATGAGAATTGAAGACCGCTATGTAAAAGATTTCCCCAAACTCGGCAGATTATTTTCCTGTGGTGCAAAATTGACTTTGCGCCAGTTCAAAATCGAGTCTCAAATATATTATTTTGATGTTAACTCCTCTGATTGTAAAATCTATGTTTATGAATCCGGCGCTCAAGGACTGAACCGAAATTTTGTTTTTAATAAAAGAGGATTAAGAATTTTTAGTTCTTTTGAATCCCATCTCTTTCGATACCTCAAGATTGCCGGACGAATTGGATTTACTAAAATTCAACCAGAACTCAATCCGCTAACACCAACCCATAACCAAAATCTGGATTCTGCAGTGCAACTAACATTTGAAATATAG
- the xerC gene encoding tyrosine recombinase XerC encodes MYFRQIYPSNTHVVDFIRYLIQEKNFSPYTARAYQIDLSQFLEFLYDRKEIKDITQVKREDIRDFIGYLLKYGYERSSVARKLSSLKSLYRYLMRKKLVQVNPARVVKTPKITKKLPGFLTQYQTQKLLDIHGNDEQSCRNRAIMEVLYGAGLRAQELINLNLSDIDFYNEVILVKGKGGKERIVPLGSYAQKALKEYLAIRKDKNNPAVFLNLKGKRLTTRSVQMIVKSQIARLADAVRISPHTLRHTFATHLLERGADIKAVQELLGHSSLATTQIYTHLSVERLKKIYDKAHPRSGKEE; translated from the coding sequence ATGTATTTTCGTCAAATTTATCCGTCCAATACGCATGTCGTTGATTTTATAAGATATTTAATCCAAGAGAAAAATTTTTCCCCATACACCGCAAGAGCCTATCAGATTGATTTGAGCCAATTTCTGGAATTTCTCTATGACCGTAAAGAGATTAAAGATATCACTCAAGTGAAACGCGAAGACATCAGAGATTTTATTGGTTATCTCTTAAAGTATGGTTATGAACGCAGTTCTGTGGCAAGAAAACTTTCTTCCCTAAAATCATTGTATCGCTATCTGATGCGTAAGAAATTAGTGCAAGTTAATCCTGCCCGCGTTGTCAAGACCCCCAAAATCACTAAAAAATTACCTGGTTTTTTAACTCAATATCAAACGCAAAAGTTATTGGACATTCACGGTAATGACGAACAGTCTTGTCGAAATCGAGCAATTATGGAAGTGCTATACGGTGCTGGTCTTAGAGCCCAAGAACTGATAAATCTAAATCTTAGTGATATTGATTTTTATAATGAAGTTATTTTAGTTAAAGGTAAAGGCGGTAAAGAACGAATTGTGCCTTTAGGCAGTTATGCCCAAAAAGCGTTAAAAGAATATCTGGCAATCCGAAAAGATAAAAACAACCCCGCGGTATTTCTAAATCTTAAAGGAAAGCGATTGACCACACGCTCGGTCCAGATGATTGTTAAATCTCAAATTGCTCGGCTGGCAGATGCGGTTCGGATAAGTCCCCATACTTTAAGACATACTTTTGCAACTCATTTATTAGAACGGGGCGCAGATATAAAAGCAGTGCAAGAACTTTTAGGTCATAGTTCTTTAGCAACAACCCAAATATACACCCATCTTTCAGTAGAGCGGTTAAAAAAAATCTATGACAAAGCCCATCCCCGCTCGGGAAAAGAAGAATAA